In one window of Erwinia tasmaniensis Et1/99 DNA:
- the ptrR gene encoding putrescine utilization regulator PtrR translates to MDLTQLKMFCAVADCGSMAKAAQRLHRVPSNLTTRLRQLEEELGCDLFIREKQRLRLSPMGHNFLCYARRILVLSEEALNMTHAGQPGGHFAFGSMESTAATRLPLLLTEFHQRYPAVTLALVTGTSGELIERVRAGTLAAALVDGPVNVEELNGCVAFHEEMVLISSRDHSAISRPTEAAGSTLFTFSSGCSYRARFENWFRAAGVQPGNVMEVSSYHAMLACVASGGGLALLPAAVLVQLPGHERVQQHPLPSAMRDTDTLLIWRRDAFSANIKALKYLIIEQFDADTRD, encoded by the coding sequence ATGGATCTGACCCAGCTGAAAATGTTCTGCGCGGTAGCGGACTGCGGCTCGATGGCGAAAGCGGCACAGCGGCTGCATCGCGTGCCGTCCAACCTCACCACCCGCCTGCGCCAGCTGGAAGAAGAGCTGGGCTGTGACCTGTTTATTCGCGAAAAGCAGCGGCTGCGGCTGTCTCCCATGGGGCACAACTTCCTCTGTTATGCGCGGCGTATCCTGGTACTCAGTGAAGAAGCGCTGAATATGACCCACGCGGGTCAGCCAGGCGGGCACTTCGCCTTCGGCTCGATGGAGAGCACGGCGGCCACGCGCCTGCCTTTGCTGCTGACCGAGTTTCACCAGCGCTATCCGGCGGTCACGCTGGCGCTGGTTACCGGTACGTCTGGCGAGTTAATTGAACGTGTACGCGCCGGAACCCTCGCCGCCGCGCTGGTGGATGGCCCGGTCAACGTTGAGGAACTCAACGGCTGCGTGGCGTTTCACGAGGAGATGGTGCTGATTTCAAGCCGGGATCATAGCGCCATCAGCCGTCCGACAGAGGCGGCAGGCAGCACCCTGTTTACCTTTAGTTCCGGCTGTTCTTACCGCGCTCGTTTTGAAAATTGGTTTCGTGCCGCCGGCGTTCAGCCGGGCAATGTGATGGAGGTATCGTCCTATCACGCGATGCTCGCCTGCGTGGCCAGCGGCGGCGGGCTGGCGCTGCTGCCCGCGGCGGTTCTGGTACAGCTGCCGGGCCACGAGCGCGTTCAACAGCATCCTCTGCCATCCGCCATGCGTGATACCGATACCCTGCTGATATGGCGGCGCGACGCGTTCAGCGCCAATATTAAAGCGCTGAAATACCTGATTATTGAACAATTTGATGCCGATACCCGCGATTAG
- a CDS encoding YbfB/YjiJ family MFS transporter has translation MAVRVAFSAFLALVVAMGIGRFAFTPQVPLMIAEHQLSLTSAAVVAACNYLGYLCGSFNAMRATRRVEWRLRAGVWGAVVLTLLSAVLSTPWQHALARFLIGWASGWAMVLVAAWSNEQLLRHQRPGLSAAVFAGPGTGIFLSGMLAVMLHGYQVSAGWAWAAYGGLALVLVLLIARALPRTGELHHPDTPAPPLRLTRGLKRLVWSYSLAGFGYILPATFLSQMATTRFPGLVSQFVWPVFGAAAVLGIIIGIITRRFGQSNRRLALVLWLQAAGVFAADIIPGIGGLLLGAGLVGGGFLCVVQLALQYGRELAPQHARYLAGLLTTGYALGQLAGPLLSAISTSLTQRLEPALYIAGGALLVAGLLVWRRAAVTE, from the coding sequence ATGGCAGTTCGTGTGGCGTTCAGCGCTTTTCTGGCGCTGGTGGTGGCGATGGGGATAGGGCGTTTCGCGTTTACGCCACAGGTGCCGTTAATGATAGCAGAACATCAGCTGTCGCTGACCAGCGCGGCGGTGGTCGCGGCATGCAACTATTTGGGCTATCTGTGCGGTTCCTTCAACGCCATGCGCGCCACCCGGCGTGTGGAGTGGCGTTTGCGGGCTGGTGTCTGGGGAGCGGTAGTACTGACGCTGCTGTCGGCGGTGCTCTCCACGCCCTGGCAGCACGCGCTGGCGCGTTTTTTGATTGGTTGGGCCAGCGGCTGGGCGATGGTGCTGGTCGCTGCCTGGAGCAATGAACAGCTGCTCCGGCATCAGCGGCCGGGCCTGAGCGCGGCGGTCTTTGCCGGGCCGGGCACCGGCATCTTCCTCAGCGGTATGCTGGCGGTAATGCTGCACGGCTATCAGGTGAGCGCCGGCTGGGCGTGGGCCGCCTATGGCGGGCTGGCTCTGGTGCTGGTGCTGCTTATTGCGCGCGCGTTGCCGCGCACCGGAGAGCTGCACCACCCGGACACGCCAGCGCCGCCTTTGCGTCTGACCCGTGGGCTGAAGCGGCTGGTGTGGAGTTACAGCCTGGCCGGATTTGGCTATATTCTACCCGCCACTTTTTTATCGCAGATGGCAACCACACGTTTCCCCGGCCTGGTCAGCCAGTTTGTCTGGCCTGTTTTTGGCGCGGCGGCGGTGCTGGGTATCATCATCGGTATTATCACCCGACGTTTCGGTCAGTCAAATCGCCGGCTGGCGCTGGTGCTGTGGCTCCAGGCAGCTGGCGTCTTTGCCGCTGATATCATTCCCGGCATCGGCGGTCTGCTGCTGGGGGCCGGACTGGTGGGCGGCGGATTTCTCTGCGTGGTACAGCTGGCTTTGCAGTACGGGCGCGAGCTGGCACCGCAGCACGCACGCTATCTCGCCGGACTACTGACGACCGGCTATGCGCTTGGGCAGCTGGCGGGGCCGCTGCTGTCGGCCATATCCACCTCT